From the genome of Colletotrichum higginsianum IMI 349063 chromosome 4, whole genome shotgun sequence, one region includes:
- a CDS encoding Xyloglucan-specific endoglucanase, producing MPFLGFRWVVNFVLLAVPIGVTLGVLMGLDAGRSANGEKPLFTEPDNPGTIPKNNGITPMVSCDKAMGLHPLSKGQEYTLNPNQWGWTEGTDGALCMNVTTFNNQTYATDFSAPEFYVTWRYPRGPETQPVHAFPNIKVDGSILPVSLASLTNVDVDVEWFYSVGNYTTGGTTASSTVAAELEENDTNTNCAIDMFLDDDKEKSKDSTKAKYEIMVWLGTFGAATQPIGYQAGAGVITTETINGTTFELFFGQNSQQQYVLTWMSTAPVPHFVGDLAPLISKLTTMNRANFPTTATYMGYMGLGSEALSATDVVTFHVTQLSMEIKASSTSS from the exons ATGCCTTTCCTCGGCTTCCGATGGGTCGTCAACTTCGTGTTGCTGGCCGTCCCCATCGGCGTCACTCTCGGCGTCCTGATGGGACTTGACGCCGGCAGAAGCGCAAATGGCGAGAAGCCGCTCTTCACAGAGCCCGACAACCCCGGGACGATCCCCAAGAACAACGGCATCACGCCCATGGTTTCGTGCGACAAGGCAATGGGTCTTCACCCTCTGTCCAAGGGTCAGGAGTACACAC TGAACCCGAACCAGTGGGGTTGGACCGAAGGCACAGATGGCGCGCTTTGCATGAAT GTCACCACGTTCAACAACCAGACCTACGCGACCGACTTCAGCGCGCCCGAGTTCTACGTCACATGGCGCTACCCCCGCGGCCCGGAGACGCAGCCCGTCCACGCGTTCCCCAAcatcaaggtcgacggcagcatcctccccgtctccctcgcctcgctgaccaacgtcgacgtcgacgtcgagtgGTTCTACTCGGTGGGCAACTACACCACCGGCGgcaccaccgcctcctcgaccgtcgccgccgagctggaagagaacgacaccaacaccaactGCGCCATCGACAtgttcctcgacgacgacaaggaaAAGTCAAAGGACAGCACCAAGGCCAAGTACGAGATCATGGTCTGGCTCGGCACCTTTGGCGCCGCGACGCAGCCCATCGGATAccaagccggcgccggcgtcatcacCACCGAGACCATCAACGGAACGACCTT CGAACTCTTCTTTGGCCAGAacagccagcagcagtacGTCCTCACctggatgtcgacggcgccggtcCCGCACTtcgtcggcgacctggccCCCCTCATCTCGAAGCTCACCACCATGAACCGCGCCAACTtcccgacgacggcgacctaCATGGGCTACATGGGTCTCGGCTCCGAAGCTCTCTCGGCCACCGACGTCGTCACCTTCCATGTGACGCAGCTGTCTATGGAGATCAAGGCGTCTTCTACGTCATCGTAG